The Halorhodospira halophila SL1 genomic sequence GCGAGACCATCGACGAGCTGATGAGCGGGGAATCGCTCCTGCCGGAGGGCTGACGCGGTGCGCTTTACCAAGATGGAGGCGCTGGGCAACGACTTCGTCGTCCTCGACGGCATCCGCCAGCGCCTGCACCTCACCCCCGAGACCATCCGCACCCTGGCCGACCGGCGGCGCGGGGTCGGCTGTGACCAGCTGCTTATCGCCGAGCCGCCTGCCCACATCGCCGCTGATGTCCGCTACCGGATCTTCAACGCAGACGGCACCGAGGTGGAGCACTGCGGCAACGGTGTCCGCTGCCTGGCCCGCTTCCTGGTTGACGAAGGGCTGGCCGCCCCGGGGGTCCTGCGCATCGAGACCGACGGCCGCATCACCGAGGCGGAACCCCGGGACGACGGCCAGGTCAGCGTCGACATGGGCCCCCCTGAACTCGAACCCGCGCGCATCCCCTTCCAGGCCCCAGTGCGACAGGAGGCCTACCGGCTGGCCACCAGCCGCGGGGAGCAGACGATCGGCGCCGTCTCCATGGGCAACCCGCACGCCGTGTTGCGCGTCGACGACATGACCGGGGCACCGGTCGCTGAACTCGGCCCCGAAATCGAACGTCACCCGCGCTTTCCCCGGCGGGTCAACGTCGGTTTCATGGAAGTGTGCACCCGCGACCGCATCCGCCTGAGAGTCTTCGAACGCGGAGTCGGCGAGACCCCCGCGTGCGGCACCGGGGCGTGCGCCGCAGTGGTCGCCGGCCGGCTGCGCGACTGGCTCGACGCACCGGTGACTGTGGAGCTGACCGGCGGCGTGCTCGTGATACACTGGCTCGGTCCTGGGCGTTCGGTGTGGATGACCGGCCCGGCTCGCACCGTTTTCCGCGGCGAGATCGAGCTTCCCGCATCCGCCGCGGCGACGCCCCGGGGACCGACCCGCTAAGCAAGCAGGACGAACGGTGTGACAGAGAGCGCCAAGCGTGATGAGGCCCCGTTACTCGACGAGGCCGAGGTGGCCGCCTACCTGGCGGAGCACCCCGACCTGCTGCACCGCCATCCCGAGCTCCTCGCAAGACTGGAGCTGCGCCACGACTGCGGCGACGCCACCTCACTGATCGAACACCAGGTTCGGGTCCTGCGCGAGGAGAGCGCAGGCCTGCGCCGGCGCCTCGACGACATGGTGCGGGTGGCCCGCCAGAACGAAGGGACCGCCGAGCGGCTCCACGAGCTAACCCTCGACCTGTTCGCCGCCGACGACCTGCAGGCCGCCGTGGAGGCCCTGCGTGCCGGACTGCGCGAGGGCTTCCAGGCCGATGCCGTGGGGCTGCTGCTGATCGCCCCCGAAGCGGCCGGCGGCGAGACCCACGCGCCCATCCCTGAGATCCTCGATGCTGGCGATCCGGCGCTGACCTGTTTCCGGCCCCTGCTTGAGCGCGGCCGCCCCAGCTGTGGGACCCCCACCGAAGCCCAGGTACGCACCATCTTCCCGGATACCGAGACGGCGGTGGCCAGCGCGGCCCTGGTGCCGATGATCGATGAGCGGGCCGTGGGCGTCCTCGGCATCGGCAGCAGCGATCCCCAGCGCTACCATCCGGGGCAGGGCACGGTCTTCCTGCGCCGGCTCGGCACCACGGCGGCGCGCGTACTCGACCGATTGCTCCACCGGGGCTAGGCATGGAACGGGGCTGGTTGGAGCGTTTCGACCGCCACCTGGCCTCGGAGCGCCGCCTAGCCGAACCGACACGGCGGCGCTACCGCCAGGACCTGGACGCCTTCGCTGCTTTCTGCACCGACCGCGGCCTGGCGAGCTGGGCGGCGGTCACCCACGATGTGGTCCGGGCTTGGGTGGCCCACCAGCGGCGCCGCGGCCTGGCCGGCCGCACCCTGGGCCGCCAGCTCGCGGCGCTGCGCAGCTTCTACCGCTTCCTGATCCGCGAAGGCGCCGTCGCCGCAGATCCGGCCGCTGAGGTCCGCCCACCGCAGACGCGCCGACGCCTCCCCGGCACCCTCGACCCGGACGAGGTGGCCGGACTCCTCGACGGAGCAGACCCCGGGGATCCCCTGCAGGCCCGCGACGCGGCACTCTACGAGCTGATCTACTCCAGCGGCCTGCGCCTTTCCGAGGTCATCGGGCTCAACATGATGGACCTCGACCGGCGCGACGGCCTGGTCCGGGTCCTGCGGGGCAAGGGCGCCAAGGACCGAGTGGTGCCGGTGGGACGCCAGGCGCTGCGCGCCCTCGACGCCTGGCTGCGCCACCGGCCGGCTTGGGCGTCCGCCGAGGAGACGGCCATCTTTGTCGGTCGCCACGGCGGACGCCTGGGTGCCCGGACGGTTCAGCGCCGGCTGCAGCGCCTGGCCCACCTGCGCGGGGTCCAGCGGCGCGTCCACCCGCACATGCTCCGCCACTCCTTCGCCACCCACATGCTCGAGTCGAGCGGCGATCTGCGCGCTATCCAGGAACTGCTCGGCCACGCCGACATCTCCACCACCCAGGTCTACACCCACCTCGACTTCCAGCACCTCGCCCAGGTCTACGACCAGGCCCACCCCCGGGCCCGACGGCGCAAAGACCCTGACAACGATTAGGCAGGCGGGCGCTCGCGGCGGCAGCGTCGACCCGCGGGCGATGCTCTCGGGTACAATGGCTGGCGCGAACACTCAGGAGGCCGATCTTGGAAACACTGCACGGCACCACCATCCTCGCCGTCCGCCGGGAGGGCCAAGTCGCCCTTGGCGGAGACGGGCAGGTCACCCTCGGGCACACGGTGCTCAAGGGCAACGCGCGCAAGGTCCGCCGGCTCTACCACGGACGAGTACTGGCGGGATTCGCCGGGGCCACCGCGGACGCCTTCACCCTGTTCGAGCGCTTCGAGGCGCAACTCGAGAAACACCACGGTCAGCTGGCTCGCTCCGCCGTCGAGCTGGCCAAGGAGTGGCGCTCCGATCGCGTCCTGCGCCGCCTGGAGGCCCTGCTCGTCGTCGCCAACACCGAGTCTCTGCTAACCCTCTCCGGGACGGGAGACGTCATCGAGCCCGAGCACGACCTGATGGCCGTCGGTTCCGGCGGGCCGTACGCCCAGGCCGCCGGCCGGGCGCTGCTCGAATCCACCGACCTGCCCGCCGACCAGATCACCCAACGGGCGCTGGAGATCGCCGGCGACATCTGCGTCTATACCAACCGCCACATCACTGTGGAGACGCTGCCCGAGACCCGTGAGGAGTCGTAACGACATGTCCGAAGCCACGATGACCCCGCGCGAGATCGTCCAGGAGCTGGACAAGCACATCGTCGGCCAGGGCGAGGCGAAGCGCGCCGTGGCCATCGCCCTGCGCAACCGCTGGCGGCGCATGCAGGTCGACGAACCCCTGCGCAGCGAGATCACCCCCAAGAACATCCTCATGATCGGCCCCACCGGCGTCGGCAAGACCGAGATCGCCCGGCGGCTGGCGCGGCTGGCGCGGGCACCGTTCATCAAGATCGAGGCGACCAAGTTCACCGAGGTCGGTTACGTGGGCCGCGACGTCGAGTCGATCATTCGCGATCTCACCGACCTGGCCCTGAAGCTGGTCCGCGAAGAGGCCATGGAGGCGATGCGTCACAAGGCCGACCGGGCCGTCGAGGATCGCCTGCTCGACACCCTGCTGCCCGGACCCAGCGGCGGCGGTCCCGAGGACGTGGAGAACCGCACCCGGGAGAAGTTCCGGCAGAAGCTGCGCAATGGTGAACTCGACGATCGCGAGATCGAGGTCGAGGTCCAGGCCAGCGGCCCCGGCGTGGACATCATGGCCCCGCCGGGGATGGAGGAGATGTCCAACCAGCTGCAGGGTCTGTTCCGCAACATGGGCCAGGAGCGGACCCAGCGCCGCAAGCTGACCGTTGCCGAAGCCAAGCGCGTCCTCCGCGACGAGGAGGCTGCGAAACTGGTCAACGAGGAAGAGGTCAAGGCTGAGGCCGTTCAGCGCGTGGAGGAGCAGGGCATCGTCTTCCTCGACGAGGTGGACAAGGTCACCAAGCGTGCCGAGCAGAGCGGCGGGGGGGATGTCTCCCGCGAGGGCGTGCAGCGCGATCTGCTGCCGTTGGTCGAGGGCGCGACGGTCTCCACCAAGCACGGCATGGTGCGCACCGACCACATCCTGTTCATCGCCTCCGGCGCCTTCCACGTCGCCAAGCCTTCGGACCTGATCCCCGAGCTCCAGGGCCGGCTGCCCATCCGCGTCGAGCTCGACGCCCTGGGCACCGAGGAGTTCGTGCGCATCCTCACCGAGCCGAGCAGCTCGCTGGTGGCACAGTATCAAGCGCTGATGGCCGCCGAGGGCTTGACCCTGGAGTTCACCGATGACGGTGTGCGGCGCATCGCCGAGATCGCGCGCCAGGTCAATGAGCGCACCGAAAACATCGGCGCACGGCGCCTGCACACGGTCATGGAGCGCCTGCTCGAGCAGCTCTCGTACGAGGCGGCTGACCACGGCGGCCAGACCCGCACCGTCGACGCCGCCTACGTGGACGAGCACCTGGCCGGACTGGCCGAAGACGAGGATCTGAGTCGGTACATCCTGTAACCGGCCCATCCGCGACAACCCGCAGGGACGGGTAGGAGAGGACAGAGTGAGCGACGACAACACCACCCACTTCGGCTACCGCGAGGTCCCGCTGGAGGAGAAGGCCAAGCGGGTCGGATCGGTCTTCGATTCGGTGGCGGACCGCTACGACTTCATGAACGACCTCATGTCCGGCGGCCTGCACCGTATCTGGAAGCGCCAGACCATCGGGCAGACCTTCCTGCGGCCAGGCCACGAGATGCTCGACCTCGCCTCGGGCACCGGCGATCTGGCGAGCCTGGCACTGCCCAAGGTCGGCACCGAGGGCCGGGTGGTGATGAGCGACATCAACCTCTCCATGCTCGCCC encodes the following:
- a CDS encoding DUF484 family protein; translation: MTESAKRDEAPLLDEAEVAAYLAEHPDLLHRHPELLARLELRHDCGDATSLIEHQVRVLREESAGLRRRLDDMVRVARQNEGTAERLHELTLDLFAADDLQAAVEALRAGLREGFQADAVGLLLIAPEAAGGETHAPIPEILDAGDPALTCFRPLLERGRPSCGTPTEAQVRTIFPDTETAVASAALVPMIDERAVGVLGIGSSDPQRYHPGQGTVFLRRLGTTAARVLDRLLHRG
- the hslV gene encoding ATP-dependent protease subunit HslV; the protein is METLHGTTILAVRREGQVALGGDGQVTLGHTVLKGNARKVRRLYHGRVLAGFAGATADAFTLFERFEAQLEKHHGQLARSAVELAKEWRSDRVLRRLEALLVVANTESLLTLSGTGDVIEPEHDLMAVGSGGPYAQAAGRALLESTDLPADQITQRALEIAGDICVYTNRHITVETLPETREES
- the hslU gene encoding ATP-dependent protease ATPase subunit HslU yields the protein MSEATMTPREIVQELDKHIVGQGEAKRAVAIALRNRWRRMQVDEPLRSEITPKNILMIGPTGVGKTEIARRLARLARAPFIKIEATKFTEVGYVGRDVESIIRDLTDLALKLVREEAMEAMRHKADRAVEDRLLDTLLPGPSGGGPEDVENRTREKFRQKLRNGELDDREIEVEVQASGPGVDIMAPPGMEEMSNQLQGLFRNMGQERTQRRKLTVAEAKRVLRDEEAAKLVNEEEVKAEAVQRVEEQGIVFLDEVDKVTKRAEQSGGGDVSREGVQRDLLPLVEGATVSTKHGMVRTDHILFIASGAFHVAKPSDLIPELQGRLPIRVELDALGTEEFVRILTEPSSSLVAQYQALMAAEGLTLEFTDDGVRRIAEIARQVNERTENIGARRLHTVMERLLEQLSYEAADHGGQTRTVDAAYVDEHLAGLAEDEDLSRYIL
- the dapF gene encoding diaminopimelate epimerase: MEALGNDFVVLDGIRQRLHLTPETIRTLADRRRGVGCDQLLIAEPPAHIAADVRYRIFNADGTEVEHCGNGVRCLARFLVDEGLAAPGVLRIETDGRITEAEPRDDGQVSVDMGPPELEPARIPFQAPVRQEAYRLATSRGEQTIGAVSMGNPHAVLRVDDMTGAPVAELGPEIERHPRFPRRVNVGFMEVCTRDRIRLRVFERGVGETPACGTGACAAVVAGRLRDWLDAPVTVELTGGVLVIHWLGPGRSVWMTGPARTVFRGEIELPASAAATPRGPTR
- the xerC gene encoding tyrosine recombinase XerC produces the protein MERGWLERFDRHLASERRLAEPTRRRYRQDLDAFAAFCTDRGLASWAAVTHDVVRAWVAHQRRRGLAGRTLGRQLAALRSFYRFLIREGAVAADPAAEVRPPQTRRRLPGTLDPDEVAGLLDGADPGDPLQARDAALYELIYSSGLRLSEVIGLNMMDLDRRDGLVRVLRGKGAKDRVVPVGRQALRALDAWLRHRPAWASAEETAIFVGRHGGRLGARTVQRRLQRLAHLRGVQRRVHPHMLRHSFATHMLESSGDLRAIQELLGHADISTTQVYTHLDFQHLAQVYDQAHPRARRRKDPDND